A single genomic interval of Patescibacteria group bacterium harbors:
- a CDS encoding nuclease-related domain-containing protein, protein MAKVFGQKSKYLIKKDFIHGWGYGVIIPSIVIIIVGILFIRFGLIINPVLIKTGGIIGLILMTVPLIILVNLGNKLDDFSLKHNHISNQFYRGRWGEKDVLDELKKLPNEYTIFQDVQFPESRGNIDFVLIGPTGIFALEVKSHIGFVGYHNDELTLNNWIFKEKNILKQAFSGAMQLHDYLKFKIGKDIFVNAALVFSHRLAKMRFGFNPVDNVFVVQKAFLLQLITQQPPRLDPQTILILVENLKPLVKI, encoded by the coding sequence ATGGCAAAAGTTTTTGGACAAAAAAGTAAATATTTAATTAAAAAAGATTTTATTCATGGGTGGGGTTATGGCGTTATAATACCTTCAATAGTTATTATTATTGTAGGTATTTTGTTTATACGTTTTGGGTTAATAATTAATCCGGTCTTAATTAAAACGGGAGGAATTATTGGTTTGATTCTAATGACTGTGCCGCTTATAATTTTAGTAAATCTAGGCAATAAGTTGGATGATTTTTCCCTTAAGCATAATCATATTTCTAATCAATTTTATCGCGGACGATGGGGCGAAAAAGATGTTTTGGATGAGCTTAAAAAATTGCCCAATGAATACACTATTTTTCAAGACGTTCAATTTCCTGAGAGTAGAGGGAATATAGATTTTGTTTTAATCGGCCCGACCGGTATTTTTGCCCTTGAAGTTAAAAGTCATATAGGATTTGTTGGTTATCATAACGATGAATTAACTCTTAATAATTGGATTTTTAAAGAAAAAAATATTTTAAAACAAGCTTTTTCCGGCGCTATGCAACTTCATGATTATCTTAAATTTAAAATCGGCAAAGATATTTTTGTTAATGCTGCTCTGGTTTTTTCTCACCGTTTAGCCAAAATGCGCTTTGGCTTCAATCCGGTTGACAATGTTTTTGTCGTGCAAAAAGCATTTTTACTTCAATTGATTACCCAACAACCGCCAAGACTTGATCCGCAAACCATCTTAATTCTTGTAGAAAATCTCAAACCTTTGGTAAAAATTTAA
- a CDS encoding type II toxin-antitoxin system RelE/ParE family toxin, whose translation MIYTNNSEYKVKFYKDSRTGDSPVLEYIDNLSEKERTKVFKYIEFLREHQGVLDEPYSKHIKSKIRELRVDFARQRHRIFYFTFIKKTIILLHAFLKTTAKTPQSEIKMAEENYNDVLNNEEIYE comes from the coding sequence ATGATATATACTAATAATAGTGAATATAAAGTTAAATTCTATAAAGATAGTCGAACCGGAGATAGTCCAGTGTTAGAATATATTGATAATTTATCAGAAAAAGAAAGGACAAAGGTTTTTAAATATATTGAATTCTTGCGAGAACATCAAGGGGTTTTAGATGAACCTTATTCTAAACACATTAAAAGTAAAATTAGAGAATTGCGGGTTGATTTCGCTCGTCAAAGGCATAGAATTTTTTACTTTACATTTATAAAAAAGACCATAATTTTGCTTCATGCTTTTTTAAAGACAACAGCCAAAACTCCTCAATCAGAAATAAAAATGGCAGAAGAAAATTATAATGATGTTTTAAATAATGAAGAAATATATGAATAA
- the dnaK gene encoding molecular chaperone DnaK: MSKIIGIDLGTSNSAASYMEAGKSKIIPSAEGTTLVGGKAFPSYVAFTKEGELLVGEPARRQAVANPEGTILAAKRKMGTDFKYNIFGKEYTPQQISAFILQKIKKDAEMYLGDKVEKAVVTVPAYFNDAQRQATKDAGAIAGLEIVRLVNEPTAASLAYGLDKVQEKDQQVLVFDLGGGTLDVTIMNFGQGVFEVRSTSGDTKLGGTDMDESLINYIIDEFKKEQGVDLKADKMVTQRVKEAAEKAKIELSSALETEINLPFITATNEGPKHLLMKITRAKLEELVKPIVDRCRVSIEQAISDAKLTPANIEKVILVGGPTRMPIVQKFIENIFGPKIARGVDPMECVAMGAAIQGAILAGETEVKDVLLLDVTPLTLGIETLGGVMTPIIDRNATIPTSKSQVFSTAADNQTSVEIHVLQGERPMAGDNRTLGRFILDGIPPSPRGIPQVEVGFDLDANGILTVTAKDKATSKSQHITIKDTSALSKEEIEKMKKAAEQFAAEDRNKKEIIELRNQSDTLIYTCEKSLKDGGDKIPADVKKQVEDKVAELKKVKDANDIEVIKKAIQDLGDTVQKIGAAMYGSTSSTGSEQAGSPQDGSASSTGSEQAGSPQAPGAQPEAGPTEEKKKDEGPIEGEYTEEKPKS; the protein is encoded by the coding sequence ATGTCAAAAATTATAGGAATTGACTTAGGAACATCTAACTCAGCTGCTTCTTACATGGAAGCGGGCAAATCAAAAATAATTCCCTCAGCCGAAGGGACAACTTTAGTTGGCGGAAAAGCTTTTCCGTCATACGTCGCTTTCACAAAAGAAGGCGAACTTTTAGTCGGTGAACCGGCTCGTCGTCAAGCAGTGGCTAATCCGGAAGGCACAATTTTGGCCGCAAAAAGAAAAATGGGCACTGACTTCAAATATAATATTTTCGGCAAAGAATACACGCCTCAGCAAATTTCCGCTTTTATTTTGCAAAAAATAAAAAAAGACGCGGAAATGTATTTGGGCGATAAAGTGGAAAAAGCGGTTGTGACCGTGCCGGCTTATTTTAATGACGCGCAAAGACAAGCAACCAAAGATGCCGGAGCGATTGCCGGACTTGAAATCGTCCGTTTGGTTAATGAACCGACCGCGGCCAGTTTGGCTTACGGTTTGGATAAAGTTCAGGAAAAAGATCAGCAAGTTTTGGTTTTTGATCTCGGCGGCGGAACATTGGATGTGACGATTATGAATTTCGGCCAAGGCGTTTTTGAAGTTCGTTCCACTTCCGGCGACACCAAACTCGGCGGCACGGATATGGATGAATCTTTGATAAATTATATAATTGATGAATTTAAAAAAGAGCAAGGCGTTGATTTGAAAGCTGACAAAATGGTAACCCAGAGAGTCAAGGAAGCGGCTGAAAAAGCGAAAATTGAATTGTCTTCAGCTCTGGAAACGGAAATTAATTTGCCGTTTATTACCGCCACCAACGAAGGACCGAAACATTTATTGATGAAAATCACCCGGGCGAAATTGGAAGAATTGGTTAAACCGATTGTTGATCGCTGTCGTGTTTCAATTGAACAGGCGATTTCAGACGCCAAACTTACCCCCGCTAATATTGAAAAAGTTATTTTAGTCGGCGGTCCGACCAGAATGCCGATTGTCCAGAAATTTATTGAAAATATTTTCGGCCCGAAAATCGCTCGAGGCGTTGACCCGATGGAATGCGTGGCCATGGGCGCGGCAATTCAAGGCGCGATTTTAGCCGGCGAAACAGAAGTCAAAGACGTTCTATTATTGGACGTCACGCCGCTTACTTTAGGCATTGAAACTTTAGGCGGAGTAATGACGCCGATTATTGACCGCAATGCGACTATTCCAACTTCAAAATCTCAGGTTTTTTCTACTGCAGCTGACAATCAAACTTCAGTGGAAATTCATGTTTTGCAGGGAGAAAGACCGATGGCCGGCGACAACCGGACTTTAGGTAGATTTATTTTGGACGGCATTCCGCCGTCTCCAAGAGGCATTCCTCAAGTTGAAGTCGGTTTTGATTTGGACGCAAACGGTATTTTAACCGTCACGGCAAAAGATAAGGCCACTTCAAAATCTCAGCATATTACCATTAAAGATACTTCCGCGCTTTCCAAAGAAGAAATTGAAAAAATGAAAAAAGCAGCCGAGCAATTTGCCGCTGAAGACAGAAATAAAAAAGAAATAATCGAATTGAGAAATCAATCCGACACTTTAATTTATACTTGCGAAAAAAGTTTAAAAGACGGCGGCGATAAAATTCCGGCTGATGTCAAAAAGCAAGTTGAAGACAAGGTTGCTGAATTGAAAAAAGTCAAAGACGCGAATGATATTGAAGTGATTAAAAAAGCGATTCAAGATTTGGGCGACACGGTTCAAAAAATCGGCGCGGCGATGTATGGTTCGACCTCTTCGACAGGCTCAGAGCAAGCAGGCTCACCACAAGATGGTTCGGCCTCTTCGACAGGCTCAGAGCAAGCAGGCTCACCACAAGCCCCGGGTGCTCAACCAGAAGCCGGTCCGACAGAAGAAAAAAAGAAGGATGAAGGACCGATTGAAGGGGAATATACGGAAGAAAAACCTAAATCCTAA
- a CDS encoding helix-turn-helix transcriptional regulator: protein MNKIKKSQKAVDFQEYLAEQLKNRKFKKYYDEYGKQLEIAYQILQLRKQRGISQAELAKKIGTKQSNIARMETGQQNLTISMLQEVAKALNRDFKIVFIR, encoded by the coding sequence ATGAATAAAATTAAAAAATCACAAAAGGCGGTAGATTTTCAAGAATATCTCGCCGAACAATTAAAAAATCGCAAATTTAAAAAATACTATGATGAATATGGTAAACAATTAGAAATTGCTTATCAAATTTTGCAATTGCGCAAACAAAGAGGAATATCCCAGGCTGAGTTAGCGAAAAAAATAGGGACAAAGCAAAGCAATATTGCCAGAATGGAAACCGGCCAACAGAATTTAACCATCAGCATGCTTCAAGAAGTTGCCAAAGCATTAAATCGAGATTTTAAGATTGTATTTATTAGATAA